From the Jatrophihabitans endophyticus genome, one window contains:
- a CDS encoding trimethylamine methyltransferase family protein, with the protein MRDVPHPVKEAGPMFRNVMPRYEVLSQDAMATLDAGWRRLLTEVGVQFASPRALELFRAAGQRVEDETVFLDPDFVLEQVAKAPREFDVAARNPANSIHIGGDAMAFGAVYGPPFVREGDVRRDATMADFRAFAKLAQSFPVLDSAGGVVCEPNDTPLDSRHLDMTLALQTLTDKIYMGNVVSGVNARDTIEMSSILFGGRDLIERAPATISLINCNSPLRWDDRMLESLIEYCEAAQPVVLTPFILMGAMSPVTIPAALVQQITEALSGIALAQLVRPGCPVIFGSFLSNIDMQSGSPTFGTPESGIGLLCTGQIARHFGLPFRSGGAMTSSQVPDAQAGYEALMTLMPTFLAGANWVMHSAGWLEGGLVAGYEKFVVDVELVQMLREEFTPLEIDEASLAFDAHVEVGHGGHFLGAMHTMERFRTCFYRPLLSSSENYERWMRGGGADAATRATRIYQQKLADYEAPPLDDAIREELEAFVTRRRAELGD; encoded by the coding sequence TGACCGAGGTCGGGGTGCAGTTCGCGTCCCCGCGGGCGCTCGAGCTCTTCCGCGCCGCGGGCCAGCGCGTCGAGGACGAGACGGTCTTCCTCGACCCCGACTTCGTGCTGGAGCAGGTGGCCAAGGCGCCGCGCGAGTTCGACGTCGCGGCGCGCAACCCGGCGAACTCGATCCACATCGGCGGCGACGCAATGGCCTTCGGCGCGGTCTACGGGCCGCCGTTCGTGCGCGAGGGCGACGTCCGCCGCGACGCCACCATGGCCGACTTCCGGGCGTTCGCGAAACTCGCGCAGAGCTTTCCCGTGCTCGACTCGGCCGGCGGGGTCGTCTGCGAGCCGAACGACACCCCGCTGGATTCCCGCCACCTCGACATGACGCTCGCGCTGCAGACGCTGACCGACAAGATCTACATGGGCAACGTGGTCTCGGGAGTGAACGCCCGCGACACCATCGAGATGAGCTCGATCCTCTTCGGCGGCCGTGACCTCATCGAGCGGGCGCCGGCCACCATCTCGCTCATCAACTGCAACTCCCCCCTGCGCTGGGACGACCGCATGCTGGAGTCGCTCATCGAGTACTGCGAGGCCGCACAGCCGGTCGTGCTCACCCCGTTCATCCTGATGGGCGCGATGTCGCCGGTGACGATCCCGGCCGCGCTCGTCCAGCAGATCACCGAGGCGCTGAGCGGCATCGCGCTCGCGCAGCTCGTCCGTCCCGGCTGTCCGGTGATCTTCGGGTCGTTCCTGTCCAACATCGACATGCAGTCCGGCTCGCCCACCTTCGGCACGCCCGAATCGGGCATCGGGCTGCTGTGCACCGGGCAGATCGCCCGTCACTTCGGCCTGCCGTTCCGCTCCGGCGGGGCCATGACGTCCTCGCAGGTCCCCGACGCGCAGGCCGGCTACGAGGCGTTGATGACGCTCATGCCGACCTTCCTGGCCGGCGCGAACTGGGTGATGCACTCGGCCGGCTGGCTGGAGGGCGGCCTGGTCGCGGGGTACGAGAAGTTCGTCGTGGACGTCGAGCTGGTGCAGATGCTGCGCGAGGAGTTCACGCCGCTGGAGATCGACGAGGCATCCCTGGCCTTCGACGCGCACGTCGAGGTCGGCCACGGCGGCCACTTCCTCGGTGCGATGCACACGATGGAACGGTTCCGAACCTGCTTCTACCGCCCGCTGCTGTCGTCCTCGGAGAACTACGAGCGCTGGATGCGCGGCGGCGGCGCCGACGCGGCGACCCGCGCCACCCGGATCTACCAGCAGAAGCTGGCCGACTACGAGGCCCCGCCCCTGGACGACGCGATCCGCGAGGAGCTCGAGGCGTTCGTGACCCGCCGCCGCGCCGAGCTCGGGGACTGA